One genomic segment of Amycolatopsis sp. Hca4 includes these proteins:
- a CDS encoding LppX_LprAFG lipoprotein codes for MRRLALLLVVLLTAGCTGSPDTRGPFPAGADLVREAATSFAAVRSVHFAAGVNGVLPGFPLRQIEGDATLADGGHATGTADVQDGDGHTKFPFDVHDSQEPPYPVTAFLGPQGGLKRLLDGVTDAKTEGRENVDGAPALRVAGRVPAAVAHSVLAAVDADLNVKVWVADDGGPRRFARLWVQIPPPDNHLSPVMIELSLTEQQS; via the coding sequence ATGCGCCGCCTCGCCCTCTTGCTCGTGGTCTTGCTGACGGCCGGCTGCACCGGGTCACCCGACACGCGCGGGCCGTTCCCGGCGGGCGCCGACCTCGTCCGCGAGGCCGCGACGTCGTTCGCCGCGGTGCGGAGCGTGCACTTCGCCGCCGGTGTCAACGGCGTGCTGCCGGGCTTCCCGCTCCGCCAGATCGAGGGCGACGCGACCCTGGCCGACGGCGGCCACGCCACCGGCACCGCTGACGTCCAGGACGGGGACGGGCACACCAAGTTCCCGTTCGACGTGCACGACAGCCAGGAGCCGCCGTACCCGGTCACCGCGTTCCTCGGCCCGCAAGGCGGGCTGAAGCGGCTGCTCGACGGCGTGACCGACGCCAAGACCGAGGGCCGCGAGAACGTCGACGGCGCACCCGCGCTACGGGTTGCCGGGCGGGTGCCCGCCGCGGTGGCGCACAGCGTGCTCGCCGCCGTCGACGCCGACCTCAACGTCAAGGTCTGGGTCGCCGACGACGGCGGGCCGCGGCGCTTCGCTCGCCTCTGGGTCCAGATCCCGCCGCCGGACAACCACCTCAGCCCGGTGATGATCGAGCTGTCGCTGACCGAGCAGCAGTCCTAG
- a CDS encoding MFS transporter — MTVETRPAPKLHRAWLIAGAAFVALLASAGFRAAPGVLIDPLHEEFGWSRTTISSAVSVNLVLFGLFAPFAAALMERFGIRRVSATALTVIALGAGGTVFMTASWQLVLCWGVLVGLGTGSMAMGFAAMVATRWFVQRRGVVTGVLTAAGATGQLIFLPLIANLAVTSGWRTASLVIAIAALAVVPVVLLVIRDHPADVGTTAYGAPAGTEVARPAPKSGSVRRALSVLGQAARTRTFWLLAVGFAICGATTNGLVGTHFVPAAHDHGMPQTTAASLLALVGVFDVVGTIFSGWLTDRIDPRVLLGVYYALRGLSLALLPQLFTDSVQPSMWAFILFYGLDWVATVPPTVALCVRAFGDAGPIVFGWVFACHQLGAAFAASAAGLVRDQLGNYNLAWYSAAVLAVIASVASLAITRAKKPVPVLAT, encoded by the coding sequence GTGACCGTTGAGACCCGTCCTGCCCCGAAGCTGCACCGCGCGTGGCTGATCGCCGGCGCCGCCTTCGTCGCGCTGCTCGCCTCCGCCGGCTTCCGCGCCGCCCCCGGCGTCCTGATCGACCCGCTGCACGAAGAGTTCGGCTGGTCCCGCACCACCATCAGCTCGGCCGTCTCGGTGAACCTCGTGCTCTTCGGCCTCTTCGCGCCCTTCGCGGCCGCGTTGATGGAGCGGTTCGGCATCCGGCGCGTCTCGGCGACGGCGCTGACCGTGATCGCCCTCGGTGCGGGCGGCACGGTGTTCATGACCGCGAGCTGGCAGCTCGTGCTCTGCTGGGGCGTGCTGGTCGGGCTGGGCACCGGCTCGATGGCCATGGGTTTCGCCGCGATGGTGGCGACGCGGTGGTTCGTGCAGCGCCGCGGCGTCGTCACCGGTGTCCTGACCGCCGCGGGCGCCACCGGCCAGCTGATCTTCCTGCCGCTCATCGCCAACCTGGCCGTGACGTCGGGGTGGCGGACGGCGTCGCTGGTCATCGCGATCGCCGCGCTCGCCGTCGTCCCGGTCGTGCTGCTGGTGATCCGCGACCACCCCGCCGACGTCGGCACCACGGCCTACGGCGCGCCCGCCGGCACCGAGGTCGCGCGGCCGGCGCCGAAGAGCGGCTCGGTCCGCCGCGCCCTGTCCGTGCTGGGCCAGGCCGCCCGCACCCGCACGTTCTGGCTGCTCGCCGTCGGCTTCGCGATCTGCGGCGCGACGACCAACGGCCTGGTCGGCACCCACTTCGTCCCGGCCGCGCACGACCACGGCATGCCGCAGACGACCGCGGCGAGCCTGCTCGCGCTGGTCGGTGTCTTCGACGTCGTCGGCACGATCTTCTCCGGCTGGCTCACCGACCGGATCGACCCGCGGGTCCTGCTGGGCGTCTACTACGCCCTGCGCGGGCTCTCCCTGGCGCTGCTGCCGCAGCTGTTCACCGACAGCGTGCAGCCGAGCATGTGGGCGTTCATCCTGTTCTACGGCCTCGACTGGGTGGCCACGGTCCCGCCGACCGTCGCTCTCTGCGTCCGCGCCTTCGGCGACGCCGGCCCGATCGTGTTCGGCTGGGTCTTCGCCTGCCACCAGCTCGGCGCCGCGTTCGCCGCGTCGGCCGCCGGCCTGGTCCGCGACCAGCTCGGGAACTACAACCTGGCCTGGTACTCCGCGGCCGTGCTGGCCGTCATCGCGTCGGTCGCTTCCCTGGCCATCACCCGTGCGAAGAAACCCGTCCCGGTACTCGCAACGTGA
- the glnA gene encoding type I glutamate--ammonia ligase — protein sequence MDRQQEFVLRTLEERDIRFVRLWFTDVLGFLKSVAVAPAELEGAFNDGIGFDGSAIEGFARVYESDMVAKPDPSTFQVLPWETPEGGPYSARMFCDIAMPDGSPSWADPRHVLRRQLSKAAEAGFTCYVHPEIEFFLLSTMPDDGSEPEPADNGGYFDQASHATATHFRRHAIETLEAMGISVEFSHHEGAPGQQEIDLRYADALTMADNVMTFRYVVKEVALTQGVRATFMPKPFTDQPGSGMHTHVSLFEGDRNAFYDAEDPHELSETGKAFVAGVLHHAKEISAVTNQWVNSYKRLISGSEAPTTVSWGRANRSALVRVPMYSPGKASSRRVEIRTLDSACNPYLAYSVILAAGLKGIEKGYELPPPAEDNIWQLSDAERRAAGYSQLPQNLGEALSEMEKSELLPEALGEHVYDFFLRNKRVEWDNYRSAVTPYELRTLLPVL from the coding sequence ATGGATCGCCAGCAGGAATTCGTGCTCCGCACGCTCGAGGAGCGCGACATCCGTTTCGTCCGACTCTGGTTCACCGATGTGCTGGGGTTCCTCAAGTCCGTCGCGGTCGCGCCGGCCGAGCTCGAGGGCGCTTTCAACGACGGGATCGGCTTCGACGGCTCGGCCATCGAGGGCTTCGCGCGCGTCTACGAATCGGACATGGTCGCCAAGCCCGACCCGTCGACGTTCCAGGTCCTCCCCTGGGAGACCCCCGAGGGCGGCCCGTACTCGGCGCGCATGTTCTGCGACATCGCGATGCCCGACGGCTCACCGTCCTGGGCGGACCCGCGGCACGTGCTGCGCCGCCAGCTGTCGAAGGCGGCCGAAGCGGGCTTCACCTGCTACGTCCACCCCGAGATCGAGTTCTTCCTGCTCTCGACCATGCCCGACGACGGCAGCGAGCCGGAGCCCGCGGACAACGGCGGCTACTTCGACCAGGCCAGCCACGCCACCGCGACGCACTTCCGCCGGCACGCCATCGAGACGCTCGAAGCGATGGGCATCTCGGTCGAGTTCAGCCACCACGAAGGGGCACCGGGCCAGCAGGAGATCGACCTCCGCTACGCCGATGCGCTGACGATGGCCGACAACGTGATGACGTTCCGCTACGTCGTCAAGGAGGTCGCGCTGACCCAGGGCGTGCGCGCGACCTTCATGCCGAAGCCGTTCACCGACCAGCCCGGCTCGGGCATGCACACGCACGTCAGCCTGTTCGAGGGCGACCGGAACGCCTTCTACGACGCCGAGGACCCGCACGAGCTGTCGGAGACCGGCAAGGCCTTCGTCGCCGGCGTGCTGCACCACGCCAAGGAGATCTCCGCGGTCACGAACCAGTGGGTCAACTCCTACAAACGCCTGATCAGCGGCAGTGAAGCCCCGACGACCGTCTCGTGGGGCCGCGCGAACCGCTCGGCCCTCGTCCGGGTCCCGATGTATTCACCCGGAAAGGCGTCATCCCGCCGGGTGGAGATCCGTACCCTGGACTCGGCGTGCAACCCGTACCTGGCGTACTCGGTCATCCTGGCCGCCGGGCTCAAGGGGATCGAGAAGGGCTACGAGCTGCCGCCGCCCGCCGAGGACAACATCTGGCAGCTCAGCGACGCCGAGCGGCGCGCCGCCGGGTACTCGCAGCTGCCGCAGAACCTGGGAGAAGCGCTGTCGGAGATGGAGAAGTCCGAACTGCTGCCGGAAGCGCTCGGCGAGCACGTCTACGACTTCTTCCTCCGGAACAAGCGGGTGGAGTGGGACAACTACCGCAGCGCGGTCACCCCGTACGAACTCCGAACCCTCTTGCCGGTGCTCTGA
- a CDS encoding amidase: MGRRPVFLAILAAALVLVPAAPVAAAPPRFDLDSADIPALQARMASGRLSAVGLTSTYLDRIHRIDGKVNAVLALNPAALAQAAASDARRRSHHLRGPLDGIPVLVKDNVDTRDQWTTAGSRALRSHPAADATLITRLRDAGAVILGKANLSEWANFRAAKPTSGWSGVGGQTNNPYVLDHNPCGSSAGSAAAVAASLAQVAIGSETDGSIVCPAGMTATVGHKPSLGLVSRTGVVPISAEQDTAGPIARNVVDAALTLSVLQGRDPADPATAEYPRNQPEDYAKLLRPGALRGARIGLWRLPVLGPATDAIMTSARNSLVKAGATVVEVTLPYQARLGELEFPALLTEFHRDIDAYLATRPSGPRNLAELIAYNRADPLERTCFAGQELFEQALAAPPPTDPGYLAGRAELSDLARRSLDETLSAHHLDAIASPTNPPAWKTDCAVGDNDVIPSSTPAAVAGYPDVTVPAGFAGPLPVGISFMGARWSDARMLALAADFSRVAPARVPPRYLPSLPS; this comes from the coding sequence ATGGGGCGGCGGCCGGTGTTCCTCGCGATCCTGGCCGCCGCACTCGTGCTCGTCCCCGCCGCGCCCGTCGCCGCGGCTCCTCCGCGGTTCGATCTCGACTCCGCCGACATCCCGGCGCTGCAGGCGCGGATGGCGTCGGGCCGGCTCTCCGCCGTGGGCCTGACCAGCACTTACCTCGACCGGATTCACCGGATCGACGGTAAGGTCAACGCGGTCCTGGCCCTCAACCCGGCCGCGCTCGCGCAGGCCGCGGCCAGTGACGCGCGACGTCGCTCGCACCACCTGCGTGGCCCGCTCGACGGCATCCCGGTGCTGGTCAAGGACAACGTCGACACGCGCGACCAGTGGACGACGGCCGGGTCGCGCGCCTTGCGCAGCCACCCGGCCGCGGACGCCACGTTGATCACCCGGCTGCGTGACGCCGGCGCGGTGATCCTCGGCAAGGCGAACCTCTCCGAATGGGCGAACTTCCGCGCCGCGAAGCCGACGTCCGGCTGGTCGGGTGTCGGCGGGCAGACGAACAACCCGTACGTCCTGGACCACAACCCGTGCGGGTCGTCCGCCGGGTCCGCGGCCGCGGTGGCGGCGTCGCTGGCCCAGGTGGCGATCGGCTCCGAGACCGACGGCTCGATCGTGTGCCCCGCGGGCATGACCGCGACGGTCGGCCACAAACCCAGCCTCGGCCTGGTCAGCCGCACCGGCGTGGTGCCGATCTCGGCCGAGCAGGACACCGCGGGCCCGATCGCCCGCAACGTCGTCGACGCGGCTTTGACGCTGTCGGTCCTGCAAGGTCGCGACCCCGCCGATCCGGCGACCGCGGAGTATCCGCGGAACCAGCCCGAGGACTACGCGAAGCTGCTCCGCCCGGGCGCGCTGCGTGGCGCGCGGATCGGCCTGTGGCGCCTGCCGGTGCTCGGCCCGGCGACCGACGCGATCATGACGTCGGCGCGGAACTCGCTGGTCAAGGCGGGTGCGACGGTCGTCGAAGTGACGTTGCCCTACCAGGCGAGGCTGGGGGAGCTGGAGTTCCCGGCCCTGCTGACCGAGTTCCACCGGGACATCGACGCGTACCTGGCGACCCGCCCGTCCGGGCCGCGGAACCTGGCCGAGCTGATCGCCTACAACCGCGCCGACCCGCTGGAGCGGACGTGCTTCGCCGGGCAGGAGCTGTTCGAGCAGGCACTGGCCGCGCCGCCGCCGACGGACCCGGGCTACCTCGCCGGCCGGGCGGAGCTTTCGGACCTCGCCCGCCGGTCGCTGGACGAGACCCTCTCCGCGCACCACCTGGACGCGATCGCGTCGCCGACCAACCCGCCGGCGTGGAAGACCGACTGCGCGGTGGGCGACAACGACGTGATCCCGTCGTCGACCCCGGCCGCGGTCGCCGGGTACCCGGACGTCACCGTGCCGGCCGGGTTTGCCGGACCTCTCCCCGTGGGCATCTCGTTCATGGGGGCGAGGTGGTCGGACGCGCGGATGCTGGCGTTGGCGGCGGACTTTTCGCGGGTGGCTCCGGCGCGGGTCCCGCCCCGGTACCTGCCCTCGCTGCCGTCGTAG
- a CDS encoding alpha/beta hydrolase, which yields MLLAASLAACTSSGKTEPPAPTTESHPPSGPVPAGLERFYGQSLSWADCAPYATSEDARSAFQAKDVQCARLTVPLDYAKPAGDTITLGLLRRKATGEKIGSLVVNPGGPGASGMVAAAGLGKPVTSTGLGKRFDLVGFDPRGIGASQPAIHCLTDRERDADRADDSETDGSPAGVLKQESQEKDFAAKCAQRTDDGTGMLANVGTRDVVKDLDVLRSVLGDEKLTYLGYSYGTRIGSAYAEAFPKNVRAMVLDGAVDPEQDAVESLVAQGQGFGKAFTEFAKWCSAQQDCALGPDAGTAVTAFQQLVRPLIDFPVPVGDGRKLSYEDATTGVIQALYQESLWDTLNSGLNELKQQRGATLEKLADIYNERDSDGRYGTTQDAFTAIRCVDDPRVTDPAVILKAQEEYVKVAPFLDDGRPASAARDACAFWPVPNTSEPHVPNVEGLAKTLVISTTNDPATPYQAGVNLAKGLKGALLTYEGTQHTVFLQGVKCVDEAGTDYLVDGTVPPDGKRCSGQ from the coding sequence GTGCTGCTCGCGGCCTCGCTGGCCGCGTGCACGTCCTCCGGCAAGACCGAGCCGCCCGCGCCGACCACCGAGTCGCACCCGCCGTCCGGGCCGGTGCCCGCCGGGCTGGAGCGGTTCTACGGCCAGAGCCTGAGCTGGGCCGACTGCGCACCTTACGCGACGTCGGAAGACGCGCGATCGGCGTTCCAGGCGAAAGACGTCCAGTGCGCGCGGCTGACCGTGCCGCTGGACTACGCGAAGCCGGCGGGGGACACGATCACCCTGGGCCTGCTCCGCCGCAAGGCGACCGGCGAGAAGATCGGGTCGCTGGTGGTCAACCCGGGCGGCCCCGGCGCGTCGGGCATGGTCGCCGCCGCGGGGCTGGGCAAGCCGGTGACCAGCACCGGCCTCGGCAAGCGCTTCGACCTGGTCGGATTCGACCCGCGGGGGATCGGCGCGAGCCAGCCTGCCATCCACTGCCTGACCGATCGGGAGCGGGACGCCGACCGCGCCGACGACAGCGAGACCGACGGCTCGCCGGCCGGCGTGCTCAAGCAGGAATCGCAGGAAAAGGACTTCGCCGCCAAGTGCGCCCAGCGCACCGACGACGGCACCGGGATGCTCGCCAACGTCGGCACCCGCGACGTCGTGAAGGACCTGGACGTGCTCCGCTCGGTCCTCGGCGACGAAAAGCTCACCTATCTGGGCTACTCCTACGGCACCCGGATCGGGTCGGCCTACGCCGAGGCGTTCCCGAAGAACGTCCGCGCGATGGTCCTCGACGGCGCGGTCGACCCCGAGCAGGACGCCGTCGAGTCGCTGGTCGCGCAGGGCCAGGGCTTCGGCAAGGCGTTCACCGAGTTCGCGAAGTGGTGCAGCGCCCAGCAGGACTGCGCGCTCGGCCCCGACGCCGGTACCGCGGTCACGGCGTTCCAGCAGCTGGTCCGGCCCCTGATCGACTTCCCGGTGCCGGTCGGCGACGGCCGCAAGCTCTCCTACGAGGACGCCACCACCGGCGTCATCCAGGCGCTCTACCAGGAGAGCCTCTGGGACACCCTCAACAGCGGCCTCAACGAGCTGAAGCAGCAGCGCGGCGCGACCCTGGAGAAGCTCGCCGACATTTACAACGAGCGCGATTCGGACGGCAGGTACGGCACCACCCAGGACGCCTTCACGGCGATCCGCTGCGTCGACGACCCGCGCGTCACGGACCCGGCCGTCATCCTCAAGGCGCAGGAGGAGTACGTGAAGGTCGCGCCGTTCCTCGACGACGGCCGCCCGGCGTCGGCAGCTCGTGACGCGTGCGCGTTCTGGCCGGTGCCGAACACGTCCGAGCCGCACGTGCCGAACGTCGAAGGCCTGGCGAAGACGCTGGTCATCTCGACGACCAACGACCCGGCGACGCCGTACCAGGCCGGCGTCAACCTCGCGAAGGGCCTGAAGGGCGCGTTGCTCACCTACGAGGGCACCCAGCACACGGTGTTCCTGCAGGGCGTGAAGTGCGTGGACGAGGCGGGCACGGACTACCTGGTCGACGGCACGGTGCCGCCGGACGGCAAGCGGTGCTCGGGGCAGTAG